In the Dolichospermum flos-aquae CCAP 1403/13F genome, GTAGGTTGGAGATATTTAATTTTGATTAGTCCACGCAGGTGGACTTTGCTTGTGTAGTAGCAAATTCCCTTCGCCCAATATCTATTCCTCTAATTCAATCTCTTCTTCCTCTTCAACGTCATGAGGTTGAACTACAGAATTAGCAGAAACTACCGCACCCTTATCTAGTTTTTCCAGAACTTGTTCCTTAACTTTGGCCGCAAATTCGGGTTTTTCTTCTAAATATTTAATCGCGTTATCTCGACCTTGGGAAATATTTTCACCACTGTAGCTATACCAAGCACCTTTACGAAGAAGAACACCAGTTTCTTCGGCTATATCCACTAAACAACCAATGGTAGAAACTCCTTTGCCAAAGATAATGTCAAATTCGGCAATTCGGAAAGGTGGTGCCACTTTATTTTTCGCTACTTTGACTTTGACCCGGTTGCCAAATTCATCAGTTCCTTTTTTCAAAGTTTGAATTCTGCGAATATCCAAGCGCACGGAAGCGTAAAATTTCAGCGCATTACCACCCGTTGTAGTTTCTGGACTACCATAGGTGACACCGATTTTTTGCCGCAACTGGTTAATAAAAATAACTGTGCATCCAGATTTACCAATATTACCAGTAATTTTCCGTAGGGCTTGACTCATTAACCGAGCTTGTAAACCTACGTGAATATCCCCCATATCCCCTTCAATTTCAGCGCGGGGAACTAAAGCGGCAACGGAGTCAATAACAACAATATCAACCGCCGCAGAACGCACAAGTTGGTCAACTA is a window encoding:
- the recA gene encoding recombinase RecA, producing the protein MAANTETSGKQKALNIVLGQIERSFGKGAIMRLGDATRMKVETISTGALTLDLALGGGLPKGRVIEIYGPESSGKTTVALHALAEVQRNGGIAAFVDAEHALDPTYAAALGVDIDNLLVSQPDNGESALEIVDQLVRSAAVDIVVIDSVAALVPRAEIEGDMGDIHVGLQARLMSQALRKITGNIGKSGCTVIFINQLRQKIGVTYGSPETTTGGNALKFYASVRLDIRRIQTLKKGTDEFGNRVKVKVAKNKVAPPFRIAEFDIIFGKGVSTIGCLVDIAEETGVLLRKGAWYSYSGENISQGRDNAIKYLEEKPEFAAKVKEQVLEKLDKGAVVSANSVVQPHDVEEEEEIELEE